One window of the Populus trichocarpa isolate Nisqually-1 chromosome 9, P.trichocarpa_v4.1, whole genome shotgun sequence genome contains the following:
- the LOC7456359 gene encoding SUMO-activating enzyme subunit 2 isoform X1, with the protein MASLQHSQAIKGAKVLMVGAGGIGCELLKTLALSGFQDIHIIDMDTIEVSNLNRQFLFRQSHVGQSKAKVARDAVLRFRPHISITPYHANVKDSNFNVDFFKQFNVVLNGLDNLDARRHVNRLCLAAEVPLVESGTTGFLGQVTVHVKGKTECYECQPKPAPKTYPVCTITSTPSKFVHCIVWAKELLFAKLFGDKNQVNDLNVRSNDACSSSENTNDVFEWRDDEDFEQYGRRIYDHVFGYNIELALSDEETWKKRNKPRPIYSRDVLPDKMTQQNGNVDKTDDLSSASAMASLGLKNPQDIWCLVENTRVFLEALKLFFTNRKKEIGNLSFDKDDQLAVEFVTAAANIRAASFNIPSHSLFEAKGIAGNIVHAVATTNAIVAGLIVIEAIKVLKKDTDCYREKLMRMTYCLEHPSKKMLLMPVEPFEPNKSCFVCSSQTPLSLEINTHRSKLRDFVEKIVKAKLGMNSPLIMCGLALLYEVGDDLEEDMIANYTANLEKVLSELPSPVTGGKMLTVEDLQQEFTCNIYIKHREEFDEEKEPDGMVLSGWTQAPPEKKDDKTSIGNGASTSKSLPTEPMDAQKDIKVKEISDGTASPGKKRKLPEFSEGCTLDQSNEADETRNDKKIQKLDDDDDDDLVMLDHWGKDTSKKQRLQ; encoded by the exons atGGCTTCTCTTCAACACTCACAAGCGATAAAG ggtgcGAAAGTGCTTATGGTTGGAGCAGGTGGGATTGGTTGTGAGTTACTTAAGACTCTTGCTCTTTCTGGCTTTCAAGATATTCATATT ATTGACATGGACACTATAGAAGTAAGCAACCTTAATAGACAATTTCTGTTCCGTCAATCACATGTTGGACAGTCTAAAGCAAAG GTCGCTCGTGATGCCGTGCTAAGATTTAGGCCTCACATAAGCATTACCCCTTACCATGCCAATGTGAAGGATTCTAACTTCAATGTCGACTTCTTCAAGCAATTTAATGTTGTTCTGAATGGACTTGATAACTTGGATGCAAGGCGACATGTGAACCGCCTTTGCTTGGCTGCTGAAGTTCCTTTGGTTGAAAGTGGAACTACTGGGTTCCTAGGACAG GTTACAGTGCATGTGAAGGGAAAAACAGAGTGCTATGAGTGTCAGCCTAAACCTGCCCCAAAGACATATCCTGTCTGCACAATTACTAGTACTCCATCAAAG TTTGTTCACTGTATTGTTTGGGCAAAGGAACTGctttttgcaaaattatttgGAGACAAGAACCAGGTAAATGATTTAAATGTGCGCTCTAATGATGCTTGTAGCTCATCTGAAAACACAAACGATGTATTTGAATGGAGAGATGATGAAGACTTCGAGCAATATGGAAGAAGAATATATGATCATGTTTTCGGCTATAACATTGAACTAGCTTTGTCTGATGAAGAGACATGGAAAAAACGCAATAAGCCAAGGCCCATATATAGTAGGGATGTCCTGCCTGACAAAATGACCCAACAGAATGGAAATGTTGATAAAACTGATGATCTTTCTTCAGCATCTGCCATGGCATCTTTAGGCCTAAAGAATCCACAGGATATATGGTGCCTAGTGGAAAATACAAGAGTTTTTCTTGAGGCTTTGAAGCTATTTTTTACGAACAGAAAAAAG GAGATTGGGAACCTGAGTTTTGACAAAGATGATCAGTTAGCTGTGGAATTTGTTACTGCAGCTGCAAATATTCGGGCTGCTTCATTTAACATTCCTTCACACAGCCTTTTTGAAGCTAAAGGTATTGCTGGGAATATTGTACATGCTGTTGCAACAACAAATGCTATTGTAGCTGGTTTAATTGTCATTGAAGCAATCAAGGTGTTGAAAAAGGATACTGACTGTTACAG AGAAAAGCTAATGAG GATGACATATTGTCTCGAACATCCATCTAAAAAAATGCTTCTTATGCCAGTGGAACCCTTTGAGCCAAACAAGTCCTGCTTTGTTTGTTCTTCTCAG ACACCTCTGTCACTGGAGATTAATACTCATCGTTCAAAGTTGCGGGATTTTGTTGAAAAGATAGTAAAAGCCAAGCTTGGTATGAACTCCCCCCTGATTATGTGTGGCTTAGCCCTTCTTTATGAGGTTGGCGATGATCTTGAAGAAGACATGATAGCAAATTATACAGCAAACCTTGAAAAG GTACTATCTGAGCTTCCTTCTCCAGTCACTGGTGGGAAAATGCTCACAGTAGAGGATCTTCAACAGGAGTTCACATGCAATATCTATATTAAGCATAG AGAAGAATTTGATGAGGAGAAAGAACCTGATGGAATGGTTCTTTCAGGATGGACACAAGCTCCTCCTGAGAAGAAGGATGATAAAACATCTATTGGAAATGGTGCAAGTACATCAAAGTCATTGCCAACAGAGCCTATGGATGCCCAGAAAGATATCAAGGTGAAAGAAATTTCAGATGGCACTGCTAGTCcaggaaagaagagaaaactgCCTGAGTTTTCTGAGGGCTGCACTCTGGATCAGTCAAATGAGGCTGATGAAACTAGGAATGACAAGAAAATCCAAAAGcttgatgatgacgatgatgatgaccTTGTCATGCTTGATCATTGGGGTAAGGACACAAGCAAGAAGCAAAGATTGCAGTAG
- the LOC7456359 gene encoding SUMO-activating enzyme subunit 2 isoform X3: protein MDTIEVSNLNRQFLFRQSHVGQSKAKVARDAVLRFRPHISITPYHANVKDSNFNVDFFKQFNVVLNGLDNLDARRHVNRLCLAAEVPLVESGTTGFLGQVTVHVKGKTECYECQPKPAPKTYPVCTITSTPSKFVHCIVWAKELLFAKLFGDKNQVNDLNVRSNDACSSSENTNDVFEWRDDEDFEQYGRRIYDHVFGYNIELALSDEETWKKRNKPRPIYSRDVLPDKMTQQNGNVDKTDDLSSASAMASLGLKNPQDIWCLVENTRVFLEALKLFFTNRKKEIGNLSFDKDDQLAVEFVTAAANIRAASFNIPSHSLFEAKGIAGNIVHAVATTNAIVAGLIVIEAIKVLKKDTDCYREKLMRMTYCLEHPSKKMLLMPVEPFEPNKSCFVCSSQTPLSLEINTHRSKLRDFVEKIVKAKLGMNSPLIMCGLALLYEVGDDLEEDMIANYTANLEKVLSELPSPVTGGKMLTVEDLQQEFTCNIYIKHREEFDEEKEPDGMVLSGWTQAPPEKKDDKTSIGNGASTSKSLPTEPMDAQKDIKVKEISDGTASPGKKRKLPEFSEGCTLDQSNEADETRNDKKIQKLDDDDDDDLVMLDHWGKDTSKKQRLQ from the exons ATGGACACTATAGAAGTAAGCAACCTTAATAGACAATTTCTGTTCCGTCAATCACATGTTGGACAGTCTAAAGCAAAG GTCGCTCGTGATGCCGTGCTAAGATTTAGGCCTCACATAAGCATTACCCCTTACCATGCCAATGTGAAGGATTCTAACTTCAATGTCGACTTCTTCAAGCAATTTAATGTTGTTCTGAATGGACTTGATAACTTGGATGCAAGGCGACATGTGAACCGCCTTTGCTTGGCTGCTGAAGTTCCTTTGGTTGAAAGTGGAACTACTGGGTTCCTAGGACAG GTTACAGTGCATGTGAAGGGAAAAACAGAGTGCTATGAGTGTCAGCCTAAACCTGCCCCAAAGACATATCCTGTCTGCACAATTACTAGTACTCCATCAAAG TTTGTTCACTGTATTGTTTGGGCAAAGGAACTGctttttgcaaaattatttgGAGACAAGAACCAGGTAAATGATTTAAATGTGCGCTCTAATGATGCTTGTAGCTCATCTGAAAACACAAACGATGTATTTGAATGGAGAGATGATGAAGACTTCGAGCAATATGGAAGAAGAATATATGATCATGTTTTCGGCTATAACATTGAACTAGCTTTGTCTGATGAAGAGACATGGAAAAAACGCAATAAGCCAAGGCCCATATATAGTAGGGATGTCCTGCCTGACAAAATGACCCAACAGAATGGAAATGTTGATAAAACTGATGATCTTTCTTCAGCATCTGCCATGGCATCTTTAGGCCTAAAGAATCCACAGGATATATGGTGCCTAGTGGAAAATACAAGAGTTTTTCTTGAGGCTTTGAAGCTATTTTTTACGAACAGAAAAAAG GAGATTGGGAACCTGAGTTTTGACAAAGATGATCAGTTAGCTGTGGAATTTGTTACTGCAGCTGCAAATATTCGGGCTGCTTCATTTAACATTCCTTCACACAGCCTTTTTGAAGCTAAAGGTATTGCTGGGAATATTGTACATGCTGTTGCAACAACAAATGCTATTGTAGCTGGTTTAATTGTCATTGAAGCAATCAAGGTGTTGAAAAAGGATACTGACTGTTACAG AGAAAAGCTAATGAG GATGACATATTGTCTCGAACATCCATCTAAAAAAATGCTTCTTATGCCAGTGGAACCCTTTGAGCCAAACAAGTCCTGCTTTGTTTGTTCTTCTCAG ACACCTCTGTCACTGGAGATTAATACTCATCGTTCAAAGTTGCGGGATTTTGTTGAAAAGATAGTAAAAGCCAAGCTTGGTATGAACTCCCCCCTGATTATGTGTGGCTTAGCCCTTCTTTATGAGGTTGGCGATGATCTTGAAGAAGACATGATAGCAAATTATACAGCAAACCTTGAAAAG GTACTATCTGAGCTTCCTTCTCCAGTCACTGGTGGGAAAATGCTCACAGTAGAGGATCTTCAACAGGAGTTCACATGCAATATCTATATTAAGCATAG AGAAGAATTTGATGAGGAGAAAGAACCTGATGGAATGGTTCTTTCAGGATGGACACAAGCTCCTCCTGAGAAGAAGGATGATAAAACATCTATTGGAAATGGTGCAAGTACATCAAAGTCATTGCCAACAGAGCCTATGGATGCCCAGAAAGATATCAAGGTGAAAGAAATTTCAGATGGCACTGCTAGTCcaggaaagaagagaaaactgCCTGAGTTTTCTGAGGGCTGCACTCTGGATCAGTCAAATGAGGCTGATGAAACTAGGAATGACAAGAAAATCCAAAAGcttgatgatgacgatgatgatgaccTTGTCATGCTTGATCATTGGGGTAAGGACACAAGCAAGAAGCAAAGATTGCAGTAG
- the LOC7456359 gene encoding SUMO-activating enzyme subunit 2 isoform X2 has protein sequence MASLQHSQAIKGAKVLMVGAGGIGCELLKTLALSGFQDIHIIDMDTIEVSNLNRQFLFRQSHVGQSKAKVARDAVLRFRPHISITPYHANVKDSNFNVDFFKQFNVVLNGLDNLDARRHVNRLCLAAEVPLVESGTTGFLGQVTVHVKGKTECYECQPKPAPKTYPVCTITSTPSKFVHCIVWAKELLFAKLFGDKNQVNDLNVRSNDACSSSENTNDVFEWRDDEDFEQYGRRIYDHVFGYNIELALSDEETWKKRNKPRPIYSRDVLPDKMTQQNGNVDKTDDLSSASAMASLGLKNPQDIWCLVENTRVFLEALKLFFTNRKKEIGNLSFDKDDQLAVEFVTAAANIRAASFNIPSHSLFEAKGIAGNIVHAVATTNAIVAGLIVIEAIKVLKKDTDCYRMTYCLEHPSKKMLLMPVEPFEPNKSCFVCSSQTPLSLEINTHRSKLRDFVEKIVKAKLGMNSPLIMCGLALLYEVGDDLEEDMIANYTANLEKVLSELPSPVTGGKMLTVEDLQQEFTCNIYIKHREEFDEEKEPDGMVLSGWTQAPPEKKDDKTSIGNGASTSKSLPTEPMDAQKDIKVKEISDGTASPGKKRKLPEFSEGCTLDQSNEADETRNDKKIQKLDDDDDDDLVMLDHWGKDTSKKQRLQ, from the exons atGGCTTCTCTTCAACACTCACAAGCGATAAAG ggtgcGAAAGTGCTTATGGTTGGAGCAGGTGGGATTGGTTGTGAGTTACTTAAGACTCTTGCTCTTTCTGGCTTTCAAGATATTCATATT ATTGACATGGACACTATAGAAGTAAGCAACCTTAATAGACAATTTCTGTTCCGTCAATCACATGTTGGACAGTCTAAAGCAAAG GTCGCTCGTGATGCCGTGCTAAGATTTAGGCCTCACATAAGCATTACCCCTTACCATGCCAATGTGAAGGATTCTAACTTCAATGTCGACTTCTTCAAGCAATTTAATGTTGTTCTGAATGGACTTGATAACTTGGATGCAAGGCGACATGTGAACCGCCTTTGCTTGGCTGCTGAAGTTCCTTTGGTTGAAAGTGGAACTACTGGGTTCCTAGGACAG GTTACAGTGCATGTGAAGGGAAAAACAGAGTGCTATGAGTGTCAGCCTAAACCTGCCCCAAAGACATATCCTGTCTGCACAATTACTAGTACTCCATCAAAG TTTGTTCACTGTATTGTTTGGGCAAAGGAACTGctttttgcaaaattatttgGAGACAAGAACCAGGTAAATGATTTAAATGTGCGCTCTAATGATGCTTGTAGCTCATCTGAAAACACAAACGATGTATTTGAATGGAGAGATGATGAAGACTTCGAGCAATATGGAAGAAGAATATATGATCATGTTTTCGGCTATAACATTGAACTAGCTTTGTCTGATGAAGAGACATGGAAAAAACGCAATAAGCCAAGGCCCATATATAGTAGGGATGTCCTGCCTGACAAAATGACCCAACAGAATGGAAATGTTGATAAAACTGATGATCTTTCTTCAGCATCTGCCATGGCATCTTTAGGCCTAAAGAATCCACAGGATATATGGTGCCTAGTGGAAAATACAAGAGTTTTTCTTGAGGCTTTGAAGCTATTTTTTACGAACAGAAAAAAG GAGATTGGGAACCTGAGTTTTGACAAAGATGATCAGTTAGCTGTGGAATTTGTTACTGCAGCTGCAAATATTCGGGCTGCTTCATTTAACATTCCTTCACACAGCCTTTTTGAAGCTAAAGGTATTGCTGGGAATATTGTACATGCTGTTGCAACAACAAATGCTATTGTAGCTGGTTTAATTGTCATTGAAGCAATCAAGGTGTTGAAAAAGGATACTGACTGTTACAG GATGACATATTGTCTCGAACATCCATCTAAAAAAATGCTTCTTATGCCAGTGGAACCCTTTGAGCCAAACAAGTCCTGCTTTGTTTGTTCTTCTCAG ACACCTCTGTCACTGGAGATTAATACTCATCGTTCAAAGTTGCGGGATTTTGTTGAAAAGATAGTAAAAGCCAAGCTTGGTATGAACTCCCCCCTGATTATGTGTGGCTTAGCCCTTCTTTATGAGGTTGGCGATGATCTTGAAGAAGACATGATAGCAAATTATACAGCAAACCTTGAAAAG GTACTATCTGAGCTTCCTTCTCCAGTCACTGGTGGGAAAATGCTCACAGTAGAGGATCTTCAACAGGAGTTCACATGCAATATCTATATTAAGCATAG AGAAGAATTTGATGAGGAGAAAGAACCTGATGGAATGGTTCTTTCAGGATGGACACAAGCTCCTCCTGAGAAGAAGGATGATAAAACATCTATTGGAAATGGTGCAAGTACATCAAAGTCATTGCCAACAGAGCCTATGGATGCCCAGAAAGATATCAAGGTGAAAGAAATTTCAGATGGCACTGCTAGTCcaggaaagaagagaaaactgCCTGAGTTTTCTGAGGGCTGCACTCTGGATCAGTCAAATGAGGCTGATGAAACTAGGAATGACAAGAAAATCCAAAAGcttgatgatgacgatgatgatgaccTTGTCATGCTTGATCATTGGGGTAAGGACACAAGCAAGAAGCAAAGATTGCAGTAG